In the Ignavibacteriales bacterium genome, TGAAAAGATAAGTGTGAGTATTCTCCATGCTATGTGTTTATTAGCAAGTGAAATACTAACTATAAAAAGAAGTGTACACAAAATTGACAAAGAATCGAACGCGTAATTTTTAATCCCAAGAAAATAACTTATCCGAGTCAAGTATAAATTTTCTTGCCCGGTGTAGATTTCCCACGGTATAAAGACCGAGACGAGCATAATAATTCCGAAAAAAATACCAATCGCTTTCATAAAATCCTCCAGCTTTAGTAATTATTCTTTTTTATATCGATCTCAAATAATAATTCATCACCTTCTTAATCGTTCCGTATCGAAGATGCGGTCGGTTTAAAAACGTGTTAGGTATATAGTTTTATTTTATTAGCAACATCTTTTTATTAATTGCCGAATTACCTAATTGTAATTTGTAGAAATAAACACCGCTTGATAATTTACTACCATCAAATTCTGCTTGATAATTACCTGGCTGTTTTTCTGCATTTACTAATGTTGAAATTTCTTTTCCAAGTGTATCATAAATTTTTAATGTAACAATACCGGTTTTAGGAATTGAATATTCGATGTTAGTAATGGGGTTAAAGGGATTGGGATAATTTTGAGACAGACTGAATACTAACGGTTTCATTGGTTCTTCAATTGCAACACCGGTTATAATATTGTTGGCTTTATTAATTGCACTGTTAAGCAATAGATTGGTATAAAAATGATTATGAACTCCACCGCTCTCATCAGATTCTGCATATGTCATATTAAATATGGCGTCTTCGAGAGATTTAATTTTTACCAAGTCTGTACTGCCGGTCAACATGGATTGTGCAACAGCAACTTTCGCCTGCGCTAAGGAATCCAATGATTGGAATTCGTCTTTCCATTTTGTTACAAAAGTCATTGAAGCAGCTGCTGACGTTGTTGCATGGCAATTAGTACATGATGAAACAACGCTTCCATCCGGTTCTTTAATAAATACTGACCAGCTATGTCCTTTGTAATTTTTAGAATTCGTTCCATCGGCGTCTGTTTTATACATATGACAGTCCACGCAACTTGTGTTCATTGAAAGCAAATCTGGAATCCCCTTACCTCCAGTGCCGGATTCAATATTGTAACTCAAATGGTTTGTATCTGGAAAGCGTAAGTCACCATGACATTGTCCGCACAATTCGTTGGATGAGTTCATTACTTGATAAGATTTTGTTGATGAATTGAAATAAGAAATTGCGTTTGGATTGTGAGGATCGTGGCAAGTTATGCAACTTACATTCGGCCAATTCAGAGTATCGGCAGGTGCTGTTGCCGATGTGAAACTTCCACTTGAATTAGAAAAGAAATTTCCAAGCGCTTGAGCTTCTGTAATTCCTCCTTTTAAATTAACGGAAGTTGGGGCATGACATGCAATACAATCTTCACCAGAAATAACTTGATCGGGAGTTTCTCCTGCGTGACTTGAGGCTAATTCTGAAGCGACATCGGCTTGACCTTTATGACCGTGTTTGCTCAATTGCCAAGCATTGTAAATACTGTGATCGGTTTCGACAAACTTCAAATTACCATGACATTGCCCGCATAGTTCGTTGGAAGTACGAACGGCATCGTACGTAAGAGTCTTAGAGTTGAATGCGCTAA is a window encoding:
- a CDS encoding ammonia-forming cytochrome c nitrite reductase subunit c552 — translated: MKNRLQHFITLAALLISAFSNHLIFGQQSTCQTCHSKEYNHWILSKHANTQYDVANELAANWVGQAPDSVIAGSQAEDCLSCHSPKSVTIKGGMTEIQAMGYFFSSVNGKYTALTVANNSSDWLHVSCESCHNPQANHPVGISAFNSKTLTYDAVRTSNELCGQCHGNLKFVETDHSIYNAWQLSKHGHKGQADVASELASSHAGETPDQVISGEDCIACHAPTSVNLKGGITEAQALGNFFSNSSGSFTSATAPADTLNWPNVSCITCHDPHNPNAISYFNSSTKSYQVMNSSNELCGQCHGDLRFPDTNHLSYNIESGTGGKGIPDLLSMNTSCVDCHMYKTDADGTNSKNYKGHSWSVFIKEPDGSVVSSCTNCHATTSAAASMTFVTKWKDEFQSLDSLAQAKVAVAQSMLTGSTDLVKIKSLEDAIFNMTYAESDESGGVHNHFYTNLLLNSAINKANNIITGVAIEEPMKPLVFSLSQNYPNPFNPITNIEYSIPKTGIVTLKIYDTLGKEISTLVNAEKQPGNYQAEFDGSKLSSGVYFYKLQLGNSAINKKMLLIK